A DNA window from Salvelinus sp. IW2-2015 unplaced genomic scaffold, ASM291031v2 Un_scaffold10210, whole genome shotgun sequence contains the following coding sequences:
- the LOC112079903 gene encoding trace amine-associated receptor 13c-like codes for MEKHEDVQYCFQDRNSSCRKALLSTSIYITLYIFLSLISAVTVFLNVLVIISISHFKQLHTPTNLLILSLAVSDLLVGLIVIPVVTVAIMEPCWGFGEYFCVFQIYVTFLCTSLSLGNLVLISIDRYVAVCDPLLYHSKITITGTLCCISITWCCCIIYRATIIKNFVNVQVPSRCLNECFIAEGSIWVNIIDLVITMIVPCSIIITLYMKIFVVARSQARNVFSKEAASVSGVKTVRANKSERKATKTLAIVXXNYFCCWIPFLFVFFFSFLIVNLLSVIIGFLPLVNSLINPIIYAFFYPWFKVTAKHILTLNLRRSAFI; via the coding sequence ATGGAGAAACATGAAGATGTTCAATACTGTTTTCAAGACAGAAATTCTTCTTGCAGAAAGGCTTTGCTATCGACATCTATCTACATAACACTGTACATCTTCTTGTCGTTGATTTCAGCAGTTACAGTATTTTTGAACGTACTGGtgatcatctccatctctcacttcaagcagctccacactccaaccaacctgctcatcctctctctggctgtgtcagaTCTCCTGGTGGGACTGATTGTGATACCAGTAGTGACTGTAGCAATAATGGAACCATGCTGGGGATTTGGggaatatttctgtgtgtttcagaTCTACGTTACTTTTTTATGTACTTCTTTATCTCTGGGAAATTTGGTCTTGATATCTATTGACCgctatgttgctgtgtgtgatcccttattgtaccactctaaaataacaataacaggaACTCTCTGTTGTATATCCATTACCTGGTGTTGTTGTATCATATACCGTGCTACTATTATAAAAAACTTTGTAAATGTACAGGTACCCAGTAGGTGTTTAAATGAATGTTTTATTGCTGAAGGGTCAATCTGGGTTAATATTATTGACCTTGTAATTACAATGATTGTCCCATGCTCTATTATTATAACACTTTATATGAAAATCTTTGTGGTGGCCAGATCACAGGCCAGAAATGTATTTTCTAAAGAGGCTGCCAGTGTGTCTGGTGTTAAAACTGTACGGGCAAATAAGTCTgagagaaaagcaacaaaaactcTAGCTATTGTTRTTKTCAACTATTTCTGTTGTTGGATTCCATttctatttgttttctttttttcttttttaattgtCAATTTATTGTCAGTTATCATCGGCTTTCTGCCTCTTGTTAATTCCTTAATTAATCCAATAATTTATGCTTTCTTTTATCCATGGTTCAAAGTGACGGCTAAACATATTTTAACTCTGAACTTAAGGCGTTCAGCGTTCATA